The genomic DNA ATTCGATATGTCTCCCGTCAGTGGACCTTTCCCAGATCTTCATCGAATGGCCGAAATTGGACAACAGGGGGTTAAAGTGCTTCTTTCCGAAAGTACAAATGCCGAAAGACCAGGCTTTACTCCTTCAGAACGCTTGGTCGGCGGGCATATTTTAGATGCATTCGCCAGAGCCAAACAGCAAGTATTTATCTCTACGTTTGCTTCCAATGTTAACCGTGTCCAACAAGTCATTGACGCGGCTGTGGAAACAGGACGCAAACTGGTTTTACTCGGACGAAGTATGATAAATGTGGTATCGGTAGCTAAGGAACTGGGCTTCTTAAGCATGCCCGAAGATCTGCTGATCGAGGCGGGTGAAACAGAGCGGTTTCCTGCAGAAGAAATCGCCATTTTATGTACAGGAAGTCAGGGCGAACCGATGGCTGCACTGTCCCGGCTAGCCAATTCGATGCATCCAAAAATCGAAATTTTGCCCGGTGATACCGTAATCATTGCCGCAGGAGCCATACCGGGGAATGAACGGAATCTTGCCCAAGTGATTGACAACCTGTACGTACTGGGCGCCAACGTTATTTATGGATCAGGCAGCAACACAGGGATGCATGTATCCGGTCATGGTAGCCAAGAAGAGTTAAAATTAATGATGACCCTGATGAAACCCCAGTATTTGATTCCCATACATGGTGAATTCAGAATGCTGTATCAGCATCGTCAGCTAGCAGAGTCTGTGGGCATTCCTATGGAGAATGTATTTATTGTCCATAACGGTGACACTATTCAAATCGAAGAGGGAAGGGCATCCATGGGGCCCAAAGTACCATCCGGCAATAGTCTGGTAGACGGGCTGGTAACAGGTGACGTAGGCAACATTGTACTGCGAGACCGCAAAAAGCTTTCTTCAGACGGAATGCTGATTATTGTGATGACGTTGAGCAAAAACGAGAAGCAAATGCTCGCAACGCCAGAGGTTATATCAAGGGGATTTGTATATGTCAGGGATTCCGAAGAGCTCATGAATCAGATTCACGACACGATCATGTCCACGGTGAACGAGTTAACAGAAATTGAAATGAGTCAGTGGGGTCTGATTAAGCAGATGTTAAAAGATGATGTTGGCCGGTTCATTTACAGTCAGACCAAGAGAAGACCCATGATTTTGCCTATCATTATTGAGGTTTAGGAAACGGGCATGGATTGTGTTCACTATGCCATTAACCAAAAAAAGACTTAAATCAGCAATGTCACTGATTTAAGTCTTTTTAATTCCCTCCTACCTCCCCAAAAAACGAGGATGCGGTGGCGGTATAGCGAAGCGGAGGATTTGAATCTGGAGAAGCAACAGCGATCGTAAGCTAGGGTCTCCACACTCCTACAGCATTTCGTTTAAAGCCGCCTGTGTTCCCGCCGTATGCCCCGTCGTAAACGCTGCGGTAATATTATAGCCGCCCGTATACCCGTGAATATCCAAAATCTCACCGCAGAAAAACAGTCCCGGCATCAGCTTGGACTCCATCGTTTTTGGATTGGTTTCCTTCAAATTTACACCGCCTCCGGTAACGAACGCCTCCTTCAGAGAGAGCGTACCGTTCACCCGAATCGGAAATGCCTTGATTCGATGGGCTAACTCCTGCCATTGCTGCTTCGGAATATGATCATACGTCAAATCCTCACGCAGCTCGGTTTGCTGGAGCAGCAGCGGAATCAGGCGTTCCGGCAAATAGGGCTTGAGCACGTTTTTAATCGCCTTTTTGGCATCGGCTGCCGCCAGCTCCAGTGTTTCCCGATAGACTTCATCAGCATGCTTGTGAGGCTGCAAATCCAGAGTCAGCAGTACCGTGCTGGTCTTGTCCTTTTTCATCCCTTTTACGACAAACTGACTGCATCGCAAGGCGGAGGGACCGGACAGGCCAAAGTGTGTAAAAATCATGTCCCCTTCGTGGGTGATTACCTTCTTTTGCTTCGCATTCCACACGGTTAGGCTGATGTCGCGCAAAGATAGACCTTGTAGCTCCTTCGTCTGGATAAACGTCTCACCTGACGTTAATGGAACCTCCGTGGGATACAGCTCGGTGATCGTATGGCCTGCTTGCTCTGCCCATGCGTAGCCGTCACCTTCCGAGCCTGTATGAGGGACGGACTTGCCGCCAACCGCTACAATCACGTTGCGGCTGCGAAGGGTTTCCCCGGAACGCAGTCTTACCCCCGCAGTACGACCTTCTTTGTATAGAACCTCCTGTACGGGGCAATTCGTCCGAATGTCGACTCCTTGAGAACGAACCTTGTTGACCAAAGCATCGACAACTGTTTTGGCCTTATCCGTCACCGGAAACATACGCCCGTTGTCTTCTTCCTTTAAGGCTATGCCCAGTTGTTCAAAAAAGGCGATGATATCCCGGTTGCCAAAAGCCGCCAGCGCACTGTGCAGAAAACGTCCATTGCCGGGGATGTGCCGGATCAGCTCGTCCAGCTCTTTTGCATTCGTGACGTTGCAGCGCCCTCCACCGGAAATACCCAGCTTTCGTCCGAGTTTATTTCCTTTTTCGAGTAAAAGCACCTTGGCGCCCTCACAACTGGCTGCTGCAGCGGCCATTAATCCGGCAGAGCCGCCTCCAATCACAATAACGTCGTATGTCATGAACCTCTTCCTTTTTGTTGAAAAATTTTTTGAAAACTCAAAATAGGATATCAGGATTTCCCCATATCGTAATACCGTTACCTTAGATACACATTATCGCTGTATTTCTGTATAAGGATATACCCTATCACAAGCTTGGGTATTCACGTAAAGACGTCATCTTCTATTAATCTATGTTTCGCAGAATTTGTCGTTCTATACCGGGATTTTAACACATATATTGTAATATATTGTAGCCTGTGCTTTAATTCAACTAACGGCGTCAAGGAAAGATGATGAGGGGGAGAAGTCCTTGTTAATTGCGTTGAAGGAAAGTATGCTTCAAGTTCTCCTTGCCGTGATGTCTGCGGGTTTTTTCTCTATATTAACGGATTATGGGGATAAGAAAAAGGTTTGGGGTGGCAATCTGCTTTCCGCATCTAATCAAAGGATCCTTTTTTGGTGCTGCTTGCCAGCCATATTGCTATGTTCGCTCTTTCAATATCAGCCTCCTTATGGCCTACCTTCCAATCTGGGGATTATCCCCCTCGCTGTTGGCATCATGTACGGCAGACGGCGCACAGCATGTATTCTTGCCGCTTCTGCGCTGGTTAGTGTTCTGATTATAGCCCAGTCTACGGCAATGTCGCCAATGTATGTGGGTACGGGTTTTATTCTTTTTCCTTTTATGCTGCTGCACGTCAAGTTTTTTCAAAGAGGAACATTATTGGACAAAAAACTTCTTATTTCTGCCTATGTTGCGGCTGATTTGCTGCTTAAAGCGATTTTCTCGCTACTGTGGGGCAAACAGGATGTTTGGGTATATGTTCCTGATCTCCTTACGACGCTTTGGAACATTGCAGCAGGTGTGCTGGCAAGCTTTTTGGTCGTCAGTCTGATGCGAAATGCCTTCGAGAAGCTGGCGTTGCGGCGGGATGTGACCGAGTTTACGAGCAAATATCTAATTGAAGCCGATAAGCTGCGTCAAGTGTTGGATCTGATGCCGTTAGCCCTGGTAACTCTGGACAGCGAGGAACGAGTTGTACATATGAACAAAACGATGCTGGAACTCTATCGGGACGTCGATCCGTTTATTACGCTTCCTGAGGTGGTGGGGCGTCCTTTGACAACGCTGTTTGGTTTAAGCACTGCACCAGTGGTCAATGAACGGGTTGCGAAGGCCCTTGAAGGAGAGGCGGGTGCTGATTTTATAAATGTGCCTCCCAAAGTATTTTTCTCAAGCTTCCTTCCCATTCATGATAAACATGTAAGCCGAACGACAGGTGTCATTATCGCCTTACAGGACATTACAGAGCTGGA from Paenibacillus sp. FSL R10-2782 includes the following:
- a CDS encoding ribonuclease J → MLADNRLLIAALGGVNEIGKNMYFIQYNQDIVVIDCGSKFPDENLPGIDLIVPDVTYLLENKDKVRALIVTHGHEDHIGGIPYLLKQINIPVYGTKLTIELIKIKLKEHNLLRDAKLHLIDANSTVQTGTIQASFFTTVHSIPDCLGVFFQTPEGNVVHTGDFKFDMSPVSGPFPDLHRMAEIGQQGVKVLLSESTNAERPGFTPSERLVGGHILDAFARAKQQVFISTFASNVNRVQQVIDAAVETGRKLVLLGRSMINVVSVAKELGFLSMPEDLLIEAGETERFPAEEIAILCTGSQGEPMAALSRLANSMHPKIEILPGDTVIIAAGAIPGNERNLAQVIDNLYVLGANVIYGSGSNTGMHVSGHGSQEELKLMMTLMKPQYLIPIHGEFRMLYQHRQLAESVGIPMENVFIVHNGDTIQIEEGRASMGPKVPSGNSLVDGLVTGDVGNIVLRDRKKLSSDGMLIIVMTLSKNEKQMLATPEVISRGFVYVRDSEELMNQIHDTIMSTVNELTEIEMSQWGLIKQMLKDDVGRFIYSQTKRRPMILPIIIEV
- a CDS encoding NAD(P)/FAD-dependent oxidoreductase translates to MTYDVIVIGGGSAGLMAAAAASCEGAKVLLLEKGNKLGRKLGISGGGRCNVTNAKELDELIRHIPGNGRFLHSALAAFGNRDIIAFFEQLGIALKEEDNGRMFPVTDKAKTVVDALVNKVRSQGVDIRTNCPVQEVLYKEGRTAGVRLRSGETLRSRNVIVAVGGKSVPHTGSEGDGYAWAEQAGHTITELYPTEVPLTSGETFIQTKELQGLSLRDISLTVWNAKQKKVITHEGDMIFTHFGLSGPSALRCSQFVVKGMKKDKTSTVLLTLDLQPHKHADEVYRETLELAAADAKKAIKNVLKPYLPERLIPLLLQQTELREDLTYDHIPKQQWQELAHRIKAFPIRVNGTLSLKEAFVTGGGVNLKETNPKTMESKLMPGLFFCGEILDIHGYTGGYNITAAFTTGHTAGTQAALNEML
- a CDS encoding ATP-binding protein, whose translation is MLIALKESMLQVLLAVMSAGFFSILTDYGDKKKVWGGNLLSASNQRILFWCCLPAILLCSLFQYQPPYGLPSNLGIIPLAVGIMYGRRRTACILAASALVSVLIIAQSTAMSPMYVGTGFILFPFMLLHVKFFQRGTLLDKKLLISAYVAADLLLKAIFSLLWGKQDVWVYVPDLLTTLWNIAAGVLASFLVVSLMRNAFEKLALRRDVTEFTSKYLIEADKLRQVLDLMPLALVTLDSEERVVHMNKTMLELYRDVDPFITLPEVVGRPLTTLFGLSTAPVVNERVAKALEGEAGADFINVPPKVFFSSFLPIHDKHVSRTTGVIIALQDITELETLRSELGNFERLSLVGQMAAGITHEIRNPMAVVRGFLQLMREKSPDSLGHYYRIVMEELDRANGIINDFLSLAQNRIVEKEQCHLHDIIRELTPLLWADANLRGQTIELKLEDHVAMLHLNSKEMKQLLLNLSRNAMEAMGDKGVLTISTHEEGDFVELEVKDTGPGIPQNQLEKLFQPFYTTKTKGTGLGLALCQSIVERHHGTIAVDSVEGMGTQFKVRLRRTIPTHRDHSESPSMNSI